A window from Mycolicibacterium tokaiense encodes these proteins:
- the eccCa gene encoding type VII secretion protein EccCa — translation MTRQGFIRRMRLSPPRMPGGEVSLQSPPEVPRVIPGNLLMKLLPIIMLVAVIGMIALLITVGGRNISRNPMFLLFPMMMIMSMAGMFMGGGKSGKAAAELNEERKDFFSYLAGLRDDAEQTGAGQRAALQWSHPDPRTLVDLAGTRRMWERRPSDNDFCHVRVGLGTHRLATRLLAPETGPPEDLEPVSTMALRRFVATHSVVHALPTAVSLRAFPTISFDGDPAEIRQLVRSMVLELCTFHGPDHLRIAVVTSNPDNVHWRWVKWLAQAQHETLRDGCGTMRLLFPTLELLESALEADLAERGRFNRNSQLAEGQRHLVVVIDDGYVSGDERLITDAGLDSVTVLDLNGPREGAASRRGLQLVVDGDDVAARTAAGIESFAKADELSLAEAEATARTFSRFRPGGAAHIVNLEANARSTDPGLMALLKISDAAEIIPEEVWRPTSARKRLRVPVGVTPSGQPLELDIKEAAEGGMGPHGLCIGATGSGKSEFLRTLVLAMVTSHSPEALNLILVDFKGGATFLGLDGLPHIAAIITNLEEELTMVDRMRDALAGEMNRRQELLRSSGNFANVGDYQRARAAGAPLDPLPALFIVVDEFSELLSQKPDFAELFVMIGRLGRSLHIHLLLASQRLEEGKLRGLDSHLSYRIGLKTFSAGESRSVLGVPDAYHLPSVPGSGFLKCDANEPVRFNASYVSGVYSKPRLTAGGGRPSSLGNRAPKLFTATPVERDSDPVAVPEAEPEQPEQESSTPATLLDVVVSRLHGHGRPAHEVWLPPLEDSPAVNSLLPDSRWDEPRNINGRLLIPVGIVDRPYDQRRDVMVLDLAGAKGNVAIVGGPQSGKSTALRTLIMAAAATHTPEQIQFYCLDFGGGTLGSLTGLPHVGSVAGRMDSDRIRRTVAEVTGLLRAREQRFRELGIESIRDFRQRKARLAALPPEEAALDPLSADHFGDVVLAVDGWATIRSDFETLEPALQSIAIQGLSYGVHLAITATRWMEIRPAVKDMMGTRVELRMGDPMDSDVGRKFAELVPVGRPGRGMSADRLHILIGLPRLDSSSDVEDLPAGAAAACEAVHTHYGDREAPRVRMLPHDVDLDAVTAAAAAAGALGRNKVAIGVSESELAPVVLDFDVQPHLVVFGDSECGKTGLLRTVATGLIANATPEECQLVVVDFRRTLLGAVDSDYLSAYATAPQSCGEAMTKLAQLLATRLPPGDVTQQQLRDRSWWQGPDMYVLIDDYDLIPGGSMNHPLGPLLEYLPQARDVGLRVVIARRIGGAGRAIMDPVIGRLKDLSCHGLVMSGTKDEGALFGVKAQPMPPGRGMLMSRSVNSDVVQLARMPDL, via the coding sequence ATGACCAGGCAGGGCTTCATCCGTCGCATGCGGTTGTCGCCGCCGCGCATGCCGGGTGGCGAGGTGAGCCTGCAGTCGCCGCCGGAGGTGCCGCGGGTGATCCCCGGGAATCTGTTGATGAAGCTGCTCCCGATCATCATGTTGGTGGCGGTGATCGGGATGATCGCGCTGCTGATCACCGTGGGCGGCCGCAACATCAGCCGCAATCCCATGTTCCTGCTGTTCCCGATGATGATGATCATGTCGATGGCGGGCATGTTCATGGGGGGCGGCAAGTCCGGCAAGGCCGCGGCCGAACTCAACGAGGAGCGCAAGGACTTCTTCAGCTACCTGGCCGGGTTGCGCGACGACGCCGAGCAGACCGGCGCAGGGCAACGGGCGGCACTGCAGTGGAGCCATCCCGACCCGAGAACCCTTGTCGATCTGGCGGGCACCCGCCGCATGTGGGAGCGGCGACCCAGTGACAACGACTTCTGCCACGTGCGCGTCGGCCTCGGCACACATCGCCTGGCCACCCGTCTGCTGGCCCCGGAGACCGGACCCCCCGAGGATCTGGAACCGGTGTCCACCATGGCGCTGCGCCGCTTCGTCGCCACACACTCGGTGGTGCACGCCCTGCCGACGGCGGTCTCCCTGCGGGCATTTCCCACCATCAGCTTCGACGGCGACCCCGCCGAGATCCGACAGCTGGTGCGCTCGATGGTGCTGGAGCTGTGCACCTTTCACGGTCCCGACCACCTCCGGATCGCGGTGGTGACCTCGAACCCCGACAACGTGCACTGGCGGTGGGTGAAGTGGCTGGCCCAGGCCCAACACGAGACGCTGCGCGACGGCTGCGGCACAATGCGGTTGCTGTTCCCGACGCTGGAGTTGCTGGAGAGCGCGCTGGAGGCCGACCTTGCTGAACGTGGTCGCTTCAACCGGAATTCACAGCTCGCCGAGGGGCAGCGGCATCTGGTGGTCGTCATCGACGACGGGTACGTCAGCGGTGACGAGCGGTTGATCACCGACGCCGGACTCGACAGCGTCACCGTGCTGGATCTCAACGGTCCCCGTGAGGGCGCCGCATCGCGGCGCGGTCTGCAACTGGTGGTCGACGGTGACGACGTGGCCGCGCGGACAGCCGCCGGCATCGAATCCTTCGCCAAGGCCGATGAACTGAGCCTCGCCGAGGCCGAGGCCACGGCGCGCACATTCAGCCGGTTCCGGCCCGGGGGCGCCGCCCACATCGTCAATCTCGAAGCCAACGCCAGGTCCACCGATCCCGGTCTGATGGCGCTGTTGAAGATCTCCGACGCCGCCGAGATCATCCCGGAGGAGGTGTGGCGTCCCACGTCGGCACGTAAACGACTGCGGGTCCCGGTCGGCGTCACCCCCTCGGGGCAGCCGCTGGAACTCGACATCAAGGAGGCCGCCGAGGGCGGGATGGGCCCGCACGGACTCTGCATCGGCGCGACGGGTTCGGGCAAGTCGGAGTTCCTGCGGACTTTGGTGCTGGCCATGGTGACATCACACTCCCCCGAGGCACTCAACCTCATCCTCGTCGACTTCAAGGGTGGTGCCACTTTCCTGGGGCTGGACGGGCTGCCCCACATCGCGGCGATCATCACCAACCTCGAGGAAGAGCTGACGATGGTCGACCGCATGCGAGACGCGCTGGCCGGTGAGATGAACCGTCGCCAGGAACTTCTGCGTTCGTCGGGCAACTTCGCCAATGTCGGCGACTACCAGCGCGCCCGGGCTGCGGGCGCACCGCTCGACCCTCTGCCTGCACTGTTCATCGTGGTCGACGAATTCTCCGAGTTACTCTCGCAGAAGCCGGATTTCGCCGAACTATTCGTGATGATCGGGCGGCTGGGCCGCAGCCTGCACATACACCTGTTGCTGGCCTCGCAGCGCCTCGAGGAGGGGAAGCTGCGCGGCCTGGATTCCCACCTGTCCTACCGGATCGGCCTGAAGACCTTCTCCGCCGGTGAGTCCCGCAGTGTGCTCGGGGTTCCAGATGCCTATCATCTGCCCAGCGTCCCCGGGTCGGGGTTCCTGAAGTGCGACGCCAATGAGCCCGTGCGCTTCAACGCCTCCTACGTGTCCGGCGTCTACTCCAAACCACGCCTCACTGCCGGCGGTGGTCGCCCGTCGTCGCTGGGCAACCGGGCACCCAAGCTCTTCACCGCGACGCCCGTGGAACGCGACTCGGATCCCGTCGCGGTCCCGGAGGCCGAGCCCGAGCAACCCGAGCAGGAGTCCTCGACGCCAGCCACCCTGCTCGACGTCGTGGTGTCGCGGTTGCACGGGCACGGCAGGCCTGCCCACGAGGTGTGGCTGCCGCCGCTGGAGGACAGCCCTGCGGTGAACTCCCTGCTGCCCGACTCCCGATGGGACGAGCCGCGAAACATCAATGGCCGTTTGCTGATCCCCGTCGGCATCGTGGACCGGCCCTACGATCAACGCCGCGACGTGATGGTCCTCGACCTTGCCGGAGCGAAGGGCAACGTGGCCATCGTCGGCGGCCCGCAGTCGGGCAAGTCCACTGCCCTGCGCACGCTCATCATGGCCGCGGCGGCGACCCACACCCCAGAGCAGATCCAGTTCTACTGCCTGGATTTCGGCGGTGGCACGCTGGGCAGCCTGACCGGCCTCCCGCACGTCGGCAGTGTGGCCGGCCGGATGGATTCGGACCGGATCCGCCGCACCGTCGCCGAGGTGACCGGCCTGCTGCGAGCCCGGGAGCAGCGGTTCCGCGAGTTGGGCATCGAGTCGATCCGGGACTTCCGACAACGCAAGGCGCGGTTGGCGGCGCTGCCACCGGAGGAGGCAGCGCTGGACCCGTTGAGCGCCGACCACTTCGGCGACGTGGTCCTCGCCGTCGACGGGTGGGCCACCATCAGAAGCGATTTCGAGACGCTCGAGCCCGCCCTGCAGTCCATCGCGATCCAGGGCCTTTCCTACGGTGTTCATCTCGCGATCACCGCCACCCGCTGGATGGAGATCCGGCCGGCGGTCAAGGACATGATGGGCACCCGGGTCGAGCTGCGGATGGGTGATCCCATGGACAGCGACGTCGGGCGCAAGTTCGCCGAGCTCGTTCCGGTGGGCCGTCCCGGCCGAGGGATGAGCGCCGACCGGCTGCATATCCTGATCGGCCTGCCCAGGCTGGACTCGTCATCGGACGTCGAGGATCTGCCCGCCGGTGCCGCCGCAGCGTGCGAAGCGGTGCACACGCACTACGGTGACCGCGAGGCGCCGCGGGTCCGGATGCTTCCGCACGACGTCGATCTCGACGCGGTCACCGCCGCCGCGGCCGCCGCAGGCGCCCTGGGCAGGAACAAGGTGGCCATCGGCGTCAGCGAGTCGGAGCTGGCACCGGTGGTGTTGGACTTCGACGTCCAACCGCACCTCGTCGTGTTCGGGGACTCGGAGTGCGGCAAGACCGGGCTGCTGCGCACCGTCGCCACCGGGCTGATCGCGAATGCGACACCGGAGGAGTGTCAGCTGGTCGTGGTCGACTTCCGGCGCACGCTGCTGGGTGCGGTCGACAGCGACTACCTGAGCGCCTACGCCACCGCGCCGCAGTCCTGCGGTGAGGCCATGACAAAGCTCGCACAGCTGTTGGCCACCCGGCTGCCTCCCGGTGATGTCACCCAGCAACAACTGCGGGACCGGTCATGGTGGCAGGGCCCCGACATGTACGTCCTGATAGACGACTACGACCTGATCCCCGGCGGATCGATGAACCATCCACTGGGCCCGCTGCTGGAGTACCTGCCCCAGGCCCGTGACGTCGGCCTGCGGGTAGTCATCGCGCGCCGGATCGGCGGGGCCGGGAGGGCCATCATGGATCCCGTCATCGGGCGTCTGAAGGACCTGTCGTGCCACGGTCTCGTGATGAGCGGCACCAAGGACGAAGGAGCGTTGTTCGGTGTCAAGGCCCAGCCCATGCCACCCGGTCGGGGCATGCTGATGTCACGGTCGGTGAACTCCGACGTCGTTCAACTGGCACGGATGCCCGACCTGTGA
- the eccD gene encoding type VII secretion integral membrane protein EccD gives MTDIALPTYDLGFSSTGTVSPLAELVRVAVTGQDRQIDLSLPLDVPVALLLPEIVRMFSDANEPEDRPRDVVWVLIRAGAPLEPGDTLRDAGVARDDVMNLQGRRTHTAPTLYDDVVDAAARLNHSGHPGWNPAAARVLAYVGIGLVTAAWIHLVVTDASSPRRVALIGLTAFVAGVLLVVATILARSGGAAQDGAALGWAAIPVAAAGCWAGVSPHGSWALTAAALALLLLSVAAYHLVGSGLAGFTALAVFFTCGAIAFAVHAAGVDGFGAAAGLAAGATIATAAVPRLTARREFSTSAPADAEPAAADDFARRAVRARSLRAGLYAGLAAGTCVAATAATWLAPAPAWSTWAFGVVCAAALGLPRPTAPAGLVRAMAGPPAVVLFIAVAVHAVGGDQPISLLGAATLPGVATVLAAVGTRAAAPRRGRGALLPAVSYLAWALVVPTALWAVGAQAGWSLT, from the coding sequence GTGACTGACATCGCGCTTCCCACCTACGATCTCGGGTTCAGCAGCACCGGCACGGTGTCCCCGCTCGCCGAGCTGGTGCGGGTCGCCGTCACCGGGCAGGACCGCCAGATCGACCTGTCCCTGCCGCTGGACGTTCCCGTCGCGCTGCTGCTGCCCGAGATCGTCCGGATGTTCAGCGACGCAAACGAGCCCGAGGACCGGCCCAGAGACGTTGTGTGGGTGTTGATCCGAGCGGGAGCACCGCTCGAGCCGGGTGACACCCTGCGCGACGCCGGGGTGGCACGCGATGACGTGATGAACCTACAAGGCCGCCGCACCCACACCGCGCCCACGCTGTACGACGACGTGGTGGACGCCGCGGCCCGGCTGAACCACTCGGGGCATCCCGGCTGGAACCCGGCGGCCGCCCGCGTGCTCGCCTACGTCGGGATCGGCCTGGTGACCGCGGCGTGGATCCACCTCGTGGTGACCGACGCATCGAGTCCGCGGCGGGTGGCGTTGATCGGACTGACCGCCTTCGTCGCGGGGGTGTTGCTGGTGGTGGCGACGATCCTCGCGCGCTCAGGTGGGGCAGCTCAGGACGGCGCCGCGCTGGGCTGGGCCGCCATCCCCGTCGCCGCAGCGGGTTGTTGGGCCGGCGTGTCGCCCCACGGAAGCTGGGCGCTCACCGCGGCCGCGTTGGCGTTGCTGCTGCTCAGCGTCGCGGCCTACCACCTCGTTGGCTCCGGCCTGGCCGGTTTCACCGCGCTCGCGGTGTTCTTCACCTGCGGCGCAATCGCATTCGCTGTGCACGCGGCGGGTGTCGACGGTTTCGGCGCGGCCGCGGGCCTGGCCGCCGGTGCCACGATCGCGACCGCCGCGGTCCCTCGACTGACCGCGCGTCGGGAGTTCTCGACGTCCGCCCCCGCCGACGCGGAACCGGCCGCCGCCGACGACTTCGCGCGGCGGGCAGTGCGGGCCCGTTCGCTGCGTGCCGGGCTGTACGCCGGGCTGGCCGCGGGCACCTGCGTCGCGGCGACGGCCGCGACCTGGCTCGCCCCCGCGCCGGCGTGGTCCACGTGGGCGTTCGGCGTGGTGTGCGCCGCCGCCCTGGGGTTGCCCCGCCCCACAGCTCCCGCCGGCCTGGTGCGGGCGATGGCAGGCCCACCTGCGGTGGTGCTGTTCATCGCTGTCGCAGTCCACGCCGTAGGAGGTGATCAGCCGATCTCGCTGTTGGGCGCCGCCACGCTACCGGGCGTTGCGACGGTGCTGGCCGCCGTCGGGACCCGGGCCGCCGCACCGCGCCGCGGCCGGGGAGCGCTGCTCCCGGCGGTGTCCTACCTCGCCTGGGCTCTGGTGGTCCCCACCGCCCTGTGGGCAGTGGGCGCCCAGGCCGGCTGGAGTCTGACGTGA
- the mycP gene encoding type VII secretion-associated serine protease mycosin gives MKRWSRLVAAALVLGGIVVWPAPAAAVGPPVIAPGPPPIGPVAPLDPTEQKTVCALPTTLPGTRYERRPAADMMLDYSAVWRFSRGAGQKVAVIDTGVSRHPRLRDLQPGGDYVSSSDGLSDCDAHGTLVAGIIAAAPSPDDGFSGVAPEAAILSIRQNSGVYSVEGAGTAQDDPNATSAGYGNTRTLAYAIVRAVDLGATVINLSEAACAPVQIGIDDDAVGQAVRYAFERNVVVVAAAGNIASQGKCSVQNTGGDPNLSVTDTWGSVRTVASPAWFSDYVLTVGAVTTAGEPSEFSLHGPWVDVAAPGEQITSLSPAGPGLMNAWQDPTAGPVPVAGTSFAAPYVAGVVALLRSRFPEMSAGEVMDRIKRTARMAASGPDAAVGHGVIDPVAALTFEVQSTSTSATGRPLPTPAPGETADHRARNLGLAVLLGCVVLGGIAIATLTMPTPK, from the coding sequence GTGAAGCGCTGGAGCAGGCTGGTGGCCGCGGCTCTCGTCCTCGGGGGCATCGTCGTCTGGCCGGCGCCCGCGGCGGCCGTCGGGCCACCCGTCATCGCGCCGGGACCGCCGCCGATCGGCCCGGTCGCCCCGCTGGACCCCACCGAGCAGAAGACGGTGTGCGCGCTGCCCACCACCCTGCCGGGCACCCGGTACGAGCGCCGCCCCGCCGCCGACATGATGCTGGACTACAGCGCAGTCTGGCGGTTCTCCCGGGGCGCAGGCCAGAAGGTGGCCGTGATCGACACCGGAGTCTCCCGCCACCCCCGGTTGCGTGACCTGCAGCCCGGCGGCGACTACGTCTCATCCTCCGATGGGCTCAGCGACTGCGATGCCCACGGCACCCTCGTGGCCGGGATCATCGCCGCAGCACCCAGTCCCGACGACGGCTTCAGTGGAGTGGCACCCGAGGCGGCCATCCTGTCCATCCGGCAAAACAGCGGCGTGTACTCGGTGGAGGGGGCGGGCACCGCCCAGGACGATCCCAACGCGACGTCGGCAGGTTACGGCAACACCCGGACGCTGGCCTACGCGATCGTGCGGGCGGTCGACCTCGGGGCCACCGTGATCAACCTCTCCGAAGCCGCGTGCGCCCCGGTGCAGATAGGCATCGACGACGACGCGGTGGGACAGGCGGTGCGGTACGCGTTCGAGCGCAATGTCGTGGTGGTGGCCGCGGCGGGAAACATTGCCTCACAGGGCAAGTGCTCCGTACAGAACACGGGGGGCGACCCGAACCTGTCGGTGACCGACACCTGGGGATCGGTGCGTACCGTCGCCAGCCCCGCATGGTTTTCCGACTACGTCCTGACCGTGGGTGCGGTGACGACGGCCGGGGAGCCCTCGGAGTTCTCGCTGCACGGACCGTGGGTGGACGTGGCGGCGCCCGGCGAGCAGATCACCTCACTCAGCCCCGCTGGTCCTGGTCTGATGAACGCCTGGCAGGACCCGACCGCCGGGCCGGTGCCGGTGGCGGGCACCAGTTTCGCTGCCCCTTACGTCGCCGGCGTGGTCGCGCTCCTGCGGTCACGATTTCCGGAGATGTCCGCCGGTGAGGTGATGGACCGGATCAAGCGTACGGCCCGCATGGCCGCGTCGGGCCCCGATGCCGCCGTGGGCCACGGCGTCATCGACCCGGTGGCCGCACTCACGTTCGAGGTGCAGAGCACCTCGACATCCGCCACCGGACGCCCACTCCCCACCCCGGCGCCGGGCGAGACGGCCGATCACCGCGCCCGCAACCTCGGGCTCGCGGTCCTGCTCGGATGTGTGGTGCTCGGGGGCATCGCCATCGCCACGCTGACCATGCCGACGCCGAAATAG
- a CDS encoding RES domain-containing protein, translating to MLTAVCPSHVSDLFLRTHIQQNATRLQCHYCTPVAQAPTPIALAFDAFMAALQVGVDLHFQPGATNGSTAEQTPRAVAREILAAAGVTHSGLSEDVAAGLSGTTTWWRRDHREGSQIEQLSDGWETFKHLVKYEMRYFFASSPTGSGGMTAERLLEVVSDVGQHTEQVWPVSCPVPLYRARMALSESEAAQWVHAAELGPPPADRAAANRMSPAGISIFYGATDRATAIAEAGSHTSYRYVVTAEFTPTRPIRLIDLTNIPQPPSIFDPAGRVQYFGLRFLQQFVGDVTLPVELDGREHIDYVPTQVFTEYVRYAFPEHVEGLMFPSTQGPGNNVVVFVGPDACADAEAETEATWLAMDPATVTTSRVMTVAR from the coding sequence ATGCTGACCGCGGTCTGCCCGTCGCATGTGTCCGATCTCTTCCTGCGCACTCACATCCAGCAAAACGCGACGCGACTGCAGTGTCACTACTGCACCCCGGTGGCGCAGGCTCCCACACCCATCGCCCTCGCCTTCGACGCGTTCATGGCGGCCCTGCAGGTGGGCGTCGACCTGCATTTTCAGCCCGGAGCCACCAACGGTTCCACCGCCGAGCAGACGCCGCGGGCGGTCGCCCGCGAGATCCTGGCCGCTGCGGGTGTCACTCACTCCGGTCTGAGTGAAGACGTCGCCGCCGGATTGAGCGGCACCACAACGTGGTGGCGTCGTGACCACCGGGAGGGCAGCCAGATCGAGCAGCTCTCCGACGGCTGGGAGACGTTCAAGCACCTGGTGAAGTACGAGATGCGGTACTTCTTCGCCAGCAGTCCCACCGGCTCCGGTGGCATGACCGCCGAACGGCTGCTCGAGGTGGTTTCCGATGTGGGTCAGCACACCGAGCAGGTGTGGCCGGTGTCCTGCCCGGTGCCGCTGTACCGCGCTCGCATGGCTCTGTCGGAAAGCGAAGCAGCGCAGTGGGTGCATGCGGCGGAGCTGGGGCCGCCGCCGGCGGACCGGGCGGCGGCCAATCGCATGAGCCCCGCGGGTATCAGCATCTTCTACGGCGCCACCGACCGGGCCACGGCCATCGCCGAGGCCGGCTCACACACCTCGTACCGGTACGTGGTCACTGCGGAGTTCACTCCGACACGGCCCATCAGGCTGATCGATTTGACCAACATTCCGCAGCCCCCCAGCATCTTCGATCCTGCCGGGCGGGTGCAGTACTTCGGCCTGCGGTTCCTGCAGCAGTTCGTCGGTGATGTCACGTTGCCGGTCGAACTTGACGGCCGGGAGCACATCGACTACGTGCCCACCCAGGTGTTCACCGAGTACGTGCGGTACGCCTTCCCTGAGCATGTCGAGGGGTTGATGTTCCCCAGCACCCAGGGGCCCGGCAACAACGTGGTGGTCTTCGTCGGTCCGGATGCCTGCGCCGACGCGGAGGCCGAGACCGAGGCCACCTGGCTCGCCATGGATCCGGCTACCGTGACAACCAGTAGGGTGATGACCGTCGCGCGTTGA
- a CDS encoding DUF1298 domain-containing protein has product MSRLAAVDAQSYWLSAKIPNDQVLVYVFDGAPAAGPVLAQVRRRAAVCHDLRLRIFDEHPALAPRWVFADVPAFVEHGGMTWGACLHAVTMLGEQSLDPREAAWRLHVFTPVDGAPGASGAATVVALQMSHALADGTRSAALAGWLFGRAEPVAPVIVGRRGSLLARSVTAARAHRQQLRDVAAGVLMPPPAPRPPLLSNAAPAGRRHGRTLLRTRSALHGPTVTVAALSAVGTALAGYLGERGADVSQLAAEVPMAHSGNRAARNHFGNVGVGLYPGQPDRHALIAADLAAARARADHPAALAARRSFAAVPAPLLRWGVQQFDPSVRPAAVTGNTVVTSVNRGPADLFFGAARVLFTAGYPGLSPMMSLVHGVHGLGDVVAISVHGAESVGDIDDYVDRLDHALS; this is encoded by the coding sequence GTGAGCAGGCTCGCCGCGGTCGACGCCCAGTCGTACTGGCTGTCGGCGAAGATCCCCAATGACCAGGTACTGGTCTATGTCTTCGACGGTGCCCCCGCGGCAGGCCCGGTGTTGGCGCAAGTCCGGCGGCGGGCCGCGGTGTGCCACGATCTGCGCCTGCGGATCTTCGACGAGCACCCGGCGCTGGCGCCGCGCTGGGTGTTCGCCGACGTGCCGGCGTTCGTCGAACACGGCGGGATGACCTGGGGCGCGTGCCTGCACGCCGTCACAATGCTGGGCGAGCAATCCCTGGACCCCAGAGAGGCTGCGTGGCGGCTGCATGTGTTCACCCCCGTCGACGGCGCACCCGGTGCGTCGGGCGCGGCCACCGTTGTCGCGCTGCAGATGTCGCACGCCCTGGCCGACGGTACCCGCAGTGCCGCCCTGGCGGGGTGGCTGTTCGGCCGTGCGGAGCCCGTCGCCCCGGTGATCGTGGGCCGCCGCGGTAGCCTGCTGGCCCGTTCGGTGACCGCGGCGCGTGCGCACCGGCAACAACTGCGCGATGTCGCTGCCGGGGTGCTGATGCCGCCCCCGGCGCCGCGCCCGCCTCTGCTGAGCAACGCTGCTCCCGCGGGAAGGCGGCATGGTCGCACTCTCCTCAGGACCCGGAGCGCCTTGCACGGGCCCACCGTCACCGTCGCCGCGCTGTCCGCCGTGGGCACCGCGCTTGCAGGCTACCTGGGCGAGCGTGGTGCCGATGTCTCGCAACTGGCGGCGGAGGTGCCGATGGCGCACAGCGGTAACCGTGCTGCACGAAACCACTTCGGCAACGTCGGGGTGGGGCTGTACCCCGGCCAACCCGATCGGCACGCGCTGATCGCCGCCGATCTGGCCGCGGCCAGGGCGCGGGCAGATCACCCCGCGGCGCTGGCTGCCCGACGCTCCTTCGCCGCGGTACCCGCACCGCTGTTGCGTTGGGGTGTGCAGCAGTTCGACCCGAGCGTCCGCCCGGCGGCGGTCACGGGCAACACGGTGGTGACAAGCGTGAACCGCGGGCCGGCCGACCTGTTCTTCGGCGCGGCCCGGGTGTTGTTCACCGCAGGCTACCCGGGGCTGTCGCCGATGATGTCGCTGGTGCACGGCGTGCACGGTCTCGGTGATGTGGTGGCGATCAGTGTGCACGGTGCCGAATCGGTCGGTGACATCGATGATTACGTGGATCGACTGGACCACGCCCTGAGCTGA
- a CDS encoding alpha/beta fold hydrolase, protein MTTDARWIEVAASGVTLKALTWGPDTAPMALCLHGFPDTAFGWRKLAPLLVAAGYRVVAPMMRGYAPSGFPVDGAYHVGALMDDALRVRDAVGAAPDDLLIGHDWGAIAATGLAAMPDTPFRRAVIMSVPPAASFRPLGRVPHPARLAARLPHQLMRSWYIMYFQLPWLPERSANWVVPRLWRQWSPGYDAGEDLRHVVAAIGAPRRWRAALGPYRATVRNYTPPQQYAELHRHWLSAPQIPVLYLHGRDDGCASADYTEWVARILPEGSRSQIVADAGHFLQLEQPDAVAALIADFTAGR, encoded by the coding sequence ATGACCACCGACGCCCGCTGGATCGAGGTCGCCGCTTCGGGAGTGACCCTCAAGGCGTTGACGTGGGGGCCGGACACCGCGCCGATGGCGTTGTGCCTGCACGGTTTTCCCGACACCGCCTTCGGCTGGCGCAAGTTGGCTCCGCTTCTGGTGGCCGCGGGCTACCGGGTGGTGGCCCCCATGATGCGTGGTTATGCGCCGTCGGGTTTCCCGGTCGACGGCGCCTACCATGTGGGTGCGCTGATGGACGACGCGCTACGGGTGCGCGACGCTGTGGGTGCGGCACCCGACGATCTGTTGATCGGCCATGACTGGGGCGCCATCGCGGCCACCGGGCTGGCGGCCATGCCGGACACCCCGTTCCGCCGGGCCGTCATCATGTCGGTGCCGCCCGCGGCGTCGTTCCGGCCCCTCGGTCGTGTTCCCCATCCGGCCCGCTTGGCCGCCCGCCTTCCTCACCAGCTCATGCGGAGCTGGTACATCATGTACTTCCAATTACCCTGGCTGCCTGAACGTTCCGCAAACTGGGTGGTGCCCCGACTGTGGCGGCAGTGGTCACCCGGGTACGACGCAGGTGAAGACCTGCGCCACGTCGTGGCGGCCATCGGCGCACCACGGCGGTGGCGCGCTGCGTTGGGCCCCTACCGGGCCACGGTGCGCAACTACACCCCGCCGCAGCAGTATGCCGAGTTGCACCGACATTGGCTCTCGGCGCCACAGATACCCGTGCTCTACCTCCATGGCCGCGACGACGGCTGTGCCTCCGCCGACTACACCGAATGGGTCGCCAGGATCCTGCCCGAGGGCAGCCGTTCCCAGATCGTCGCCGACGCAGGACATTTCCTGCAGCTCGAACAGCCTGATGCGGTGGCCGCCCTGATCGCCGACTTCACAGCGGGGCGGTGA
- a CDS encoding Mce protein: MADDAAAPEGKLKGDPGDPETSEADEAPEGATESPRDDVEDSATSESEVEDFPETDGAETPAAPVAAKEPMSPVKLAAVIGVVVVLALGATVGWLGYRTAESRQLAEQRDVFLQVGRQAALNLTTIDVATVDADVQRILDSATDSFYDDFSSRTQPFVDVVRQAQSRSVGEVTSAGLESEDAEGAQVLVAITVRTSNVGAPEQEPRAWRMRISVKKVGEDTKVSNVEFVP; encoded by the coding sequence ATGGCAGACGATGCTGCTGCCCCCGAAGGGAAGCTGAAGGGGGACCCCGGTGATCCGGAGACCTCCGAGGCCGACGAAGCCCCGGAGGGTGCGACGGAATCGCCTCGAGACGATGTAGAAGACAGCGCGACCAGCGAGTCAGAGGTCGAGGACTTCCCCGAGACCGACGGTGCCGAGACACCGGCTGCGCCGGTCGCGGCCAAAGAGCCGATGTCGCCGGTGAAGTTGGCCGCCGTCATCGGTGTGGTGGTGGTGCTGGCGCTGGGTGCCACAGTCGGCTGGCTGGGCTATCGCACCGCTGAGTCGCGCCAACTCGCTGAGCAACGCGACGTCTTTCTCCAGGTGGGCAGGCAGGCTGCCCTGAACCTGACCACCATCGACGTCGCTACCGTGGACGCCGACGTGCAACGCATCCTGGATTCGGCGACCGACTCGTTCTACGACGACTTCTCCTCTCGCACCCAACCGTTCGTGGACGTGGTGCGCCAGGCCCAGTCCAGGTCCGTCGGTGAGGTGACTTCTGCCGGGCTGGAGTCCGAGGACGCCGAAGGGGCGCAGGTCCTGGTCGCCATCACGGTGCGAACCTCCAATGTCGGCGCGCCCGAACAGGAACCGCGGGCCTGGCGGATGCGGATCTCGGTCAAGAAGGTGGGTGAGGACACCAAGGTGTCGAACGTGGAGTTCGTGCCGTGA